The Acidithiobacillus thiooxidans ATCC 19377 DNA window CATCAGCTGCTTCAATAGCTGGCACCAAACCACGGGTTTCAATCATACCCAACGCAATACCTGTCACTTCTGCCATTTCATCAACTCCTCAATAGACAATCTAAAAATCAGAACCGCTGGCTGCCGCTGATTAAGCAGTGGCAGCCTTCGGCAGGATGTGCTCGACCTCAGAGTGCACACGCGCAATGATGTGTGCAGCCACCAGGCCGTCACCCACCCGTTCGCAGGCATCAGCACCAGCACGAACTGCAGCATTCACTGCACCTGTTTCGCCACGCACCAACACGGTGACATAACCACCACCGACAAACTGGCGACCAATCAAACGCACTTCAGCGGCCTTGGTCATCGCATCAGCCGCTTCAATAGCCGGCACCAAACCACGGGTTTCAATCATACCCAACGCAACACCTGATACATCTGCCATTTGCACCCCTCCTTACGAGAACAAAACCCAATATCGAGAACGTTTCAAGGTTCCCAAAAGTCAATGATTCCACCAATGGTCAAATCAGTATGAATCTCAAAATCGCCCGCCGCATAACGCGCCGCCGAACCTGCTACCGTAAACACCCATTTACCCGGCGGAACCCCTACGGGATCCATCGCTACATTCAGTTTCCCTGTTGCATCAGACAACACCCGTAGCGAACTTTGCTTCAGTCCAGGAACCCGACGGGTGACCACCAGCTCGGAAACCACCTGCATAATCTCCACGACTACAGAGGGTCCCAATTATCAATGATGCCAATAATCGTCAGATCTGATGGATAATCCTTACTGCCAGCAGCTTCGCGCGCTGCCGAAGATCCCACACAAATCACCCAATCACCGGGAATACAACCCACAGCGTCCACCGCCAGTGAGCGCGGTCCACCTTCCTTTTCCTGAACCACCAGTAGAGGACGATGACCCATTTCTGCAATACGGTTGGTCGATACCAGAGTTTTTTCCACACGCATGATCTTCATGTGAGTGGCACCTCCTCCAATGGACTGCCCAGTTTCTGATTCTGGACGCTGCCATGTAAATAAAGCATACCTTCGGACAGTAAATCACTGTACCGTGCTTGAATAGCTGCTGCCACGCGCTGTAATTTGATAATGATGCGTTCTCTGTGGCCAGGGACATTGGCGTCATATCTGTAATTAATCGCCATGGGTATGGGTAAACCCTGTTCGACATTCAGATGTCGAAAAATCTTGACCCCCACATCCAGATCCGCAGCTCCCTCCTCCACAGTATCCAGGTGCGCGTAATAAGACAGATTACGCACCTGCAACTCCTGAAAACCGTCACCAATACTCATAAAGCGTTCGCCATGGCCTCTGTCGGGATACCAGCCCCCGAAGTTTTCAATGACATATTCTATCTGGCTCAGATTATTGATAAGCAGGTTGGCAATCAGGCGCCGCATCCCGTCATGGGGTTTGCCGTCACCCTGCCCCCATCCGCCGACATCACTGACATTGGCGATGGCTTCATAAATTGCAAGGCGTGCCTGATCGGCATTCATACCCAGAGTCTTTTTATAGAGTTCGGCATTGTCCACAGAGCGGAATAGACTCAAATCTCCATGACTGTCCGGCACATGAATGCGAATCGCATCAGTATCCGTATCGAGGCCAATCAGCAAAATATCGGTACTGGCACCACAACAAAAAGCATTTTCAATACCATGGCGAAACTGTTGCAAGCGTTCCAGAGCAGCTTCCATAGCTAATTTTTCATTGCTCTGATGCGCTGCACAACCCTGATGCATAGGATCCAGTGAACTGCGGTGATATACGGCCACCTTTAGATATCGGGTACCACTATCAGAAGTACTGGGATACCCCTCACGGAAGCGACGCAATTCCGCAGCCTGCCAGTCAAGAATATCGTCTTCTACATCAAACAAAGTTCCAGCAAAAGTAGAGTATCGTAATAAATCCGAAGCAGGCAGTCTTAAAATATAGGTAAACAGGCCTTTCAAACGACCATCAGCACAGGCTGAAACATTAATTGCGTGAAACCCGCAGTCGACCAGCAAGGCATCCAGACTTTGAGCATCGGCTACTTCCTGATGGATGCGCTGCGAGAATTGCTCAACGCCTGCCGCCAATGCTGAAAAGATGCTGGAACTATACAAGGTCGGTACATCCACACCATGAATCCACGACCTCTCCAAAACACCTTCAGGAAAGGGATGACCTAAATGCTGTTCTGCCAGACGGTTAGCCTGCTCGGTAAAGTCACGCGATGCGCCCAAAGCAGCCACTTCTTTCAGAACCGGCACAATTTCATCAAAGCGCCGCTTGATACTTGATTCGAAACGGGCAAGACGATCATTTTCCGTTTTATTCACCAAAGCATGGTGGCATTGGTGGGCGGGCAGGCTGGCGCAGGCTGGATGCACAGCTGGCTTACCGTCAGCCTGCTGGGGAACCTGAACGTGCACAGCCTGAGAGAACTGCCTGGCCATAGGCATGGGCATGGAATCTGGCATACCTATACCACGCATGCGTCTGATTTTACGTGTATCCAAGCTTCAGCCCTCAACCTGCAAAGCTGAGTCATCCCGGTACAGATGCCGAAAATCCATCATCCTCGCGCGCCTCCGGAATAAGTAACCAATGACCCCCGGGAAGAACTCCCGCTGCTGCCGGTCAACTTGGATTCACTCAACGCTGCCGACAAAGCCTGCCCTTTGTTTACGCCCGCAGACATAACACAAATTTTCGCATCACCGCGTTGCGTAGGATTACGCTTTTGGGCCCAGTGTCCTTCTGTGCCGGTGACGCGCTTACTCCGACTCCAGTCGTCACCAGTAATCTGCCAGGCACCACGTTCGGGCACAGCCATTACCGAAGAAGCAGCTTCCGGGCTGGCAGACATGCCTGGCTGCACGGAAAGCGGAATACCTTGCGGCATTTCCCGAGTCCGGAACTCCGGCGTACCGGTCACCAGCCCTCTTGCCAGATTGACCGGGCCAGTGACACGATCATTCTGATCCGCACTATTGCCGGTAATGCGACCGGGCATCTGCCGGGACGGAGGAACAATACTGAAGTCCTGCGGCGCACTCACTACGGCCTGTGGAGATTGCGGTGCAACCGGCGCGTCCACAAAACGGGTGCTGGCCGGCACCATCTGTGCCATTGCCTGTTTTTTGAGCGCACAGTTACTGCAACATGCCGGTTCCTCTTGAGGCGCACTTGAAGCTATGGCTGACTGCATCACGGCCTCCTGAGGAGCTGATTCAGGCAGGTTGCTGAGGGCATCGCCCGCGTAAGGCGTTCCAGAAACGGCTGAAAACGCCCCAGCCTCATTACCTGTTACATTTTCTGAAGGTGTTAGCAACGGTCCACTGACCAACTGTCCAGTAGCGGTCCGAGTTACACCCACTTTGGGAGCTTCAGCATGCGGAGTGCTCGCGCATGCAGCATAATGCTCTGCCCCATAATATTCCGTACCGGTGACGGGCAAGCACTCTCCACGCTCGTCACCAGACATTTTTGGGTGTGAACTCACTCCTGTCCCTGTCAGGGCGGTACCCGACAGACTGGACATCATCCCCACCTTATCGATACCACCGCCACACAAGTTCGCCACAGCGTAGCCTGTACCGGTTACCCGTTGACAACTACCAGGCTCATTTCCGGTGACTTTTTCAGAACGATCTACCAGATTGCCGGTAATCCGCAGCCCTTTATCGGTATTACTGATTCCGACCTTGGCTGGTACCGGCTCCGGTGCCGCCGTACGGCATAAAGACTGAAAGGTTTCCTGACTCAGATACTCCGTTCCGGTAACTGGCCGACATTCACCCGAGTCCAGTCCCGTAATTTTGCTGGAACTGTCTACCGCTGTTCCGGAAATCTGTTCACCTGCCAGGGTGTGCGTTTGCGAAACCTTGGGTGGTGCGCCGTTAATGGTCATCCGGGCCACTCCAGCATCAGAATACTGGGAACCCGTAATCCGCTGCTGAACGCCCGTCTCGGAACCCGTCACAGCGACGGCTCTTGCCTCATCTGAGCCACTGATCGGCAGGCGTTGTTTCGCCGAAATACCCATCGCCACTTTCTGAGGTCGGGCTGGCAGATCTGACTGGCAAAATGCACCAAAGTTTTCCATGCTCAGGTATTCGGTACCGGTGACTGCCGTACACGTACCGGCTTCATCGCCTGTCACATCAGCAGACCGGCCCAGTTGCGTACCAGATACAGACTGCCGCGCAGTGGTACTGGACTGCCCTACCTTGGCAGGATTTGGCGCCGGACGACTGTTGCAAAAACTGGTGAACTGATCAGTGCCAACATATTCTGTACCGGTAATTCCCCGACAGGATCCGGCCTCATTACCGGTAACCGCAGCCTGACGAGTCACTTGCGTTCCGGTCACTTCCGAACCTGCCAAAGTGGTATCCACTTCAACTTTCTGTGGGGCCCGATACTTTCTGGAACGTAACTGACCGGCAGCCCGGGCAGGTTGCGTGCGACCCCGACCATGTTCGGCCTGTTCCTGACGATGCAAACGGGCGAATTCGCGGCCATTACCATTTTGCAGATAACGCAAGCGCGCGGCGGCAGAACTCAGACCACGCATCACCGTAAGCGCCACCTTGCCCTTTTGGGAGAGCGTCTGCCGCCGTGCCTTGCAGAGCTGGCGCACTGAATTTTCGCGCCAGGCAAAATCGGAAGGGCTTGATTCAACCATTTCACATACGGAATCCAGAAATGATTCTTCCACACCGGGAATCAGCGGCTGCTCAACCTTTTCAGCAACCATTACTGCCTGGCTGCTTTCTGCCGGGGCAACCCGACGACGGCTGCGCAAACGCCGCTGCTCCGGATCAGACCAGCACTGCGCACCCGTACATCTTTGGGCGCGATGCGCTAATGCGGCTTCTCTTCCGGAGTTTTTCTGAGACATGTTATCAATGTGTACGGATGGCGACATAACCACTGCTGCTGTGGATTCTGTCTTCATCGAATTCGGTACAGACTTTGGCTCAGCAGCTGCTGGCACTGACCGTGTTCTTTCGGTTTGCTTGCGCACGGCCTGCTGGCGCCGCATCTTCTGCGCCAAAGCCCGACCACGCAAGTGACCGGAAGCGGATAATTCAGACATATTGCCTCCCTTGATGTAGCCGCCGTAAAAAACACGGCGGCTTCGTCACTGCTGCCCCTGTTCAGGAGCCCCGGTAAACCACAAACGCCAGACCTTGACTCTGGGTGTAGTTGTCGTAACCGATCAACTTCACCAGATGACCCGGGTATTCGCGGTGGCAGGCTTCCAACTCGGCCAGAATGGCGTCAACACTTCTTTCGCCAAACATCGGAAGCTTCCACATGTACCAGTAATGCGTGAACGAGCGACTGGGCTCGACATGCTCTACTGCAGGGTTCCAACCCTGAGCGACAATGTACTGAATCTGAGCCCGAATCTGTTCAGCAGACATGGGTGGCAGGTATGAAAACGTCTCATACCGGCGGACTTGCTTATAATCTTGCACATCGGCCATGATGACCTCCTTCCTGAATAAGCTGATGAATTACCAGAAATTAGCGGTTCTGTACGTCGAGCTTGTCGACCGTATCGAACTCAAACTTGATTTCTTTCCAGGTTTCCAGAGCGATCTTGAGTTCTGGCGAATGGCGAGCTGCATTCATCAACACTTCCTTGCCTTCCTTCTCGATCTCGACGCCACGGTTACGGGCTTCGACGCATGCTTCCAGAGCCACGCGGTTAGCCGCCGCACCTGCCGCATTACCCCATGGGTGACCCAGAGTACCGCCACCAAACTGCAGCACGGAGTCATCACCGAAAATGCTCACCAGTGCCGGCATGTGCCACACGTGAATACCACCGGAAGCCACGGCAAAGGCGCCGGGCATGGAACCCCAATCCTGATCAAAGAAAATACCGCGACTGCGATCTTCAGGAATGTAGGATTCGCGAAGCAGGTCAATCCAACCCAGGGTAGAAGCGCGATCGCCTTCCAGCTTGCCGACCACGGTACCGGTATGGAGATGATCACCACCGGACAGACGCAGGGCCTTGGTCAACACCCGGAAGTGAATACCATGGTTGGGATTTCGGTCGATCACCGCATGCATGGCACGGTGAATATGGAGCAGAACGCCATTTTTGCGGCACCAGCGGGCCAGACCAGTATTGGCACAGAAACCGCCCGTGAGGAAATCATGCATAATTATGGGCATACCCAGTTCTTTGGCAAACTCGGCGCGCTCGTACATTTCTTCTGGAGAAGGCGCGGTCACGTTCAGATAGTGACCCTTGCGCTCACCCGTCTGGGCTTCGGCATTGTGGATGGCATCAGCCACGAAGAGGAAGCGGTCACGCCAGCGCATGAAAGGCTGGGAATTGACGTTTTCGTCATCCTTGGTGAAATCCAGACCACCACGCAGG harbors:
- a CDS encoding form I ribulose bisphosphate carboxylase large subunit — encoded protein: MAGKYEAGVKEYRHTYWAPDYVPLESDLLACFKIIPQPGVDREEAAAAVAAESSTGTWTTVWTDLLTDMDYYKGRAYRIEDVPGDDAAFYAFIAYPIDLFEEGSVVNVFTSLVGNVFGFKAVRALRLEDVRFPLHYVMTCNGPSHGIQVERDLLDKYGRPMLGCTIKPKLGLSAKNYGRAVYEALRGGLDFTKDDENVNSQPFMRWRDRFLFVADAIHNAEAQTGERKGHYLNVTAPSPEEMYERAEFAKELGMPIIMHDFLTGGFCANTGLARWCRKNGVLLHIHRAMHAVIDRNPNHGIHFRVLTKALRLSGGDHLHTGTVVGKLEGDRASTLGWIDLLRESYIPEDRSRGIFFDQDWGSMPGAFAVASGGIHVWHMPALVSIFGDDSVLQFGGGTLGHPWGNAAGAAANRVALEACVEARNRGVEIEKEGKEVLMNAARHSPELKIALETWKEIKFEFDTVDKLDVQNR
- a CDS encoding carboxysome peptide B; its protein translation is MQVVSELVVTRRVPGLKQSSLRVLSDATGKLNVAMDPVGVPPGKWVFTVAGSAARYAAGDFEIHTDLTIGGIIDFWEP
- a CDS encoding CsoS2 family carboxysome shell protein; the encoded protein is MSELSASGHLRGRALAQKMRRQQAVRKQTERTRSVPAAAEPKSVPNSMKTESTAAVVMSPSVHIDNMSQKNSGREAALAHRAQRCTGAQCWSDPEQRRLRSRRRVAPAESSQAVMVAEKVEQPLIPGVEESFLDSVCEMVESSPSDFAWRENSVRQLCKARRQTLSQKGKVALTVMRGLSSAAARLRYLQNGNGREFARLHRQEQAEHGRGRTQPARAAGQLRSRKYRAPQKVEVDTTLAGSEVTGTQVTRQAAVTGNEAGSCRGITGTEYVGTDQFTSFCNSRPAPNPAKVGQSSTTARQSVSGTQLGRSADVTGDEAGTCTAVTGTEYLSMENFGAFCQSDLPARPQKVAMGISAKQRLPISGSDEARAVAVTGSETGVQQRITGSQYSDAGVARMTINGAPPKVSQTHTLAGEQISGTAVDSSSKITGLDSGECRPVTGTEYLSQETFQSLCRTAAPEPVPAKVGISNTDKGLRITGNLVDRSEKVTGNEPGSCQRVTGTGYAVANLCGGGIDKVGMMSSLSGTALTGTGVSSHPKMSGDERGECLPVTGTEYYGAEHYAACASTPHAEAPKVGVTRTATGQLVSGPLLTPSENVTGNEAGAFSAVSGTPYAGDALSNLPESAPQEAVMQSAIASSAPQEEPACCSNCALKKQAMAQMVPASTRFVDAPVAPQSPQAVVSAPQDFSIVPPSRQMPGRITGNSADQNDRVTGPVNLARGLVTGTPEFRTREMPQGIPLSVQPGMSASPEAASSVMAVPERGAWQITGDDWSRSKRVTGTEGHWAQKRNPTQRGDAKICVMSAGVNKGQALSAALSESKLTGSSGSSSRGSLVTYSGGARG
- a CDS encoding carboxysome shell carbonic anhydrase; translation: MDTRKIRRMRGIGMPDSMPMPMARQFSQAVHVQVPQQADGKPAVHPACASLPAHQCHHALVNKTENDRLARFESSIKRRFDEIVPVLKEVAALGASRDFTEQANRLAEQHLGHPFPEGVLERSWIHGVDVPTLYSSSIFSALAAGVEQFSQRIHQEVADAQSLDALLVDCGFHAINVSACADGRLKGLFTYILRLPASDLLRYSTFAGTLFDVEDDILDWQAAELRRFREGYPSTSDSGTRYLKVAVYHRSSLDPMHQGCAAHQSNEKLAMEAALERLQQFRHGIENAFCCGASTDILLIGLDTDTDAIRIHVPDSHGDLSLFRSVDNAELYKKTLGMNADQARLAIYEAIANVSDVGGWGQGDGKPHDGMRRLIANLLINNLSQIEYVIENFGGWYPDRGHGERFMSIGDGFQELQVRNLSYYAHLDTVEEGAADLDVGVKIFRHLNVEQGLPIPMAINYRYDANVPGHRERIIIKLQRVAAAIQARYSDLLSEGMLYLHGSVQNQKLGSPLEEVPLT
- a CDS encoding ribulose bisphosphate carboxylase small subunit → MADVQDYKQVRRYETFSYLPPMSAEQIRAQIQYIVAQGWNPAVEHVEPSRSFTHYWYMWKLPMFGERSVDAILAELEACHREYPGHLVKLIGYDNYTQSQGLAFVVYRGS
- a CDS encoding carboxysome peptide A: MKIMRVEKTLVSTNRIAEMGHRPLLVVQEKEGGPRSLAVDAVGCIPGDWVICVGSSAAREAAGSKDYPSDLTIIGIIDNWDPL
- a CDS encoding BMC domain-containing protein, with translation MADVSGVALGMIETRGLVPAIEAADAMTKAAEVRLIGRQFVGGGYVTVLVRGETGAVNAAVRAGADACERVGDGLVAAHIIARVHSEVEHILPKAATA